One genomic region from Streptomyces venezuelae encodes:
- a CDS encoding class I SAM-dependent methyltransferase — MEAVSRTAQWTAAARALETEREDRLFADPYARTVADQIGFELLDRYDGGGIVPFLAIRTTYLDRAIVKAVEERGIRQVVFLAAGMDTRFFRLPWPDGVTVYELDRPALLAAKAEMLADEPQPAGRTRVTVPVDLTQDWTGFLKEAGWKSEEPVLWVVEGLLFFLPEQAVRGLISTLSAHSAPGSVLLGDVISRAALVNPLARTFLQALKDDGNPWLFGTEEPEALLDDCGWAVREVKQPGEEGADFERWPYQVAPRALPGVPRSFLFTCDTPGHNEEEAA; from the coding sequence GTGGAGGCCGTATCCCGCACCGCCCAGTGGACCGCCGCCGCGCGCGCCCTGGAGACCGAGCGCGAGGACCGGCTGTTCGCCGATCCCTACGCGCGGACGGTCGCCGACCAGATCGGCTTCGAACTGCTCGACCGCTACGACGGGGGCGGCATCGTGCCGTTCCTCGCCATCCGCACCACCTACCTCGACCGGGCCATCGTCAAGGCGGTGGAGGAGCGCGGCATCCGCCAGGTCGTCTTCCTCGCCGCCGGCATGGACACCCGCTTCTTCCGGCTCCCCTGGCCCGACGGCGTCACCGTCTACGAGCTGGACCGTCCCGCGCTCCTCGCCGCCAAGGCCGAGATGCTGGCGGACGAGCCGCAGCCCGCGGGCCGCACCCGCGTCACCGTCCCGGTCGACCTGACCCAGGACTGGACCGGCTTCCTGAAGGAGGCCGGCTGGAAGAGCGAGGAGCCCGTCCTCTGGGTCGTCGAGGGCCTGCTGTTCTTCCTGCCCGAGCAGGCCGTACGCGGCCTCATCTCGACGCTCTCCGCGCACTCCGCGCCCGGCTCCGTGCTGCTCGGCGACGTCATCTCCCGGGCCGCCCTGGTCAACCCGCTGGCCCGGACCTTCCTCCAGGCCCTGAAGGACGACGGCAACCCGTGGCTCTTCGGCACCGAGGAGCCCGAGGCGCTGCTCGACGACTGCGGCTGGGCCGTACGCGAGGTCAAGCAGCCCGGTGAGGAAGGCGCCGACTTCGAGCGCTGGCCCTACCAGGTGGCGCCGCGCGCCCTCCCGGGCGTCCCGAGGTCGTTCCTCTTCACGTGCGACACGCCCGGCCACAACGAAGAGGAGGCGGCATGA
- a CDS encoding MaoC/PaaZ C-terminal domain-containing protein, with the protein MRYFEDFRPGDVHELGAVTVTVEEVLEFGRRFDPQPFHTDPELAAGSQFGGLIASGFHTQSMFMRRYVDGLLAYSACMGSPGIDEVRYLRPVRPGDVLTARVEILGSTPSPFNRTTGTVKPRCTLVAADGTAVFSMILHSIFRRRPADSEADHLSSMPAAEDPVACVRPAAKSAVPAMSS; encoded by the coding sequence ATGCGCTACTTCGAGGACTTCCGGCCCGGCGACGTCCACGAGCTGGGCGCCGTCACCGTCACGGTGGAGGAGGTGCTGGAGTTCGGCAGGCGCTTCGACCCGCAGCCCTTCCACACGGACCCCGAGCTCGCGGCGGGTTCGCAGTTCGGCGGTCTGATCGCGAGCGGCTTCCACACGCAGTCGATGTTCATGCGGCGGTACGTGGACGGCCTGCTCGCCTACAGCGCCTGTATGGGCTCGCCCGGCATCGACGAGGTCCGCTACCTGCGGCCCGTCCGCCCGGGTGACGTCCTCACCGCGCGCGTCGAGATCCTCGGCTCCACCCCGTCGCCGTTCAACCGCACCACCGGCACCGTCAAACCCCGGTGCACCCTGGTGGCCGCAGACGGGACGGCCGTGTTCAGCATGATCCTGCACAGCATCTTCCGCCGGCGCCCCGCCGACTCCGAGGCCGACCATCTGTCGTCGATGCCCGCGGCCGAGGACCCCGTCGCCTGTGTGCGACCGGCGGCGAAGAGCGCTGTTCCGGCCATGAGCTCCTGA
- a CDS encoding trans-sulfuration enzyme family protein — translation MELNTRAVHVFNEPFPSGSRPLSVPLVQSSAFAFDSAAELADAMAGPDGRYVYSRRGNPTVRALEQTLAGLEGGAGAIAFASGMGAISGVLLALLRPGDRVVAQRCLYGGTHAVLSDLAGRYGIEVVRISGDDPAELEEAAVHPATRLLVLETIANPTGQVPDLPGLLAVARAAGVTSLVDNSLASPVLCRPLELGADIVVHSTTKYLSGHSDVLGGAAVFADDELRRRVWPRTVELGACADPFAAWLTLRGIPTLPLRMREHCANAVSLAAALAERAEARGDVTAVHYPWLAGHPSRENARKVLSGGGGLLSFELAGGRAAGRAFVERVRLAKLALSLGGVETLVTHPASTSHRELDEAALEAAGIGAGLVRMSVGIEDAEDLWSDLQQALA, via the coding sequence GTGGAACTGAACACCCGCGCCGTGCACGTCTTCAACGAACCCTTTCCCAGCGGGAGTCGGCCGCTCTCCGTGCCTCTCGTGCAGTCCTCCGCCTTCGCCTTCGACTCCGCCGCCGAGCTCGCCGACGCGATGGCAGGACCCGACGGGCGGTACGTCTACAGCCGCCGCGGCAATCCGACCGTACGGGCCCTGGAGCAGACCCTCGCCGGCCTGGAGGGCGGCGCCGGGGCCATCGCCTTCGCCTCCGGGATGGGCGCGATCAGCGGCGTACTGCTCGCGCTCCTGCGGCCCGGCGACCGGGTCGTGGCCCAGCGATGCCTGTACGGGGGCACCCACGCGGTCCTGTCCGACCTGGCCGGGCGGTACGGGATCGAGGTCGTCCGGATCTCCGGCGACGACCCGGCCGAGCTGGAGGAGGCGGCCGTCCACCCCGCCACCCGGCTCCTCGTCCTGGAGACCATCGCCAACCCCACGGGCCAGGTCCCCGACCTGCCGGGGCTGCTCGCCGTCGCCCGCGCGGCCGGTGTGACGAGCCTCGTCGACAACTCGCTCGCCTCGCCCGTGCTGTGCCGCCCCCTGGAGCTCGGCGCCGACATCGTCGTCCACTCGACGACCAAGTACCTCTCCGGGCACTCCGACGTCCTCGGCGGCGCCGCCGTCTTCGCCGACGACGAGCTGCGCCGGCGCGTGTGGCCGCGGACCGTGGAACTCGGCGCCTGCGCCGACCCGTTCGCCGCCTGGCTGACCCTGCGCGGGATACCCACCCTGCCCCTGCGGATGCGCGAGCACTGCGCCAACGCCGTCTCGCTCGCGGCGGCGCTCGCCGAGCGCGCCGAGGCCCGCGGCGACGTCACGGCCGTCCACTACCCGTGGCTGGCGGGCCACCCCTCGCGCGAGAACGCCCGCAAGGTCCTCTCGGGCGGTGGCGGGCTCCTCTCCTTCGAGCTGGCCGGCGGCCGCGCGGCGGGCCGGGCCTTCGTCGAGCGCGTACGCCTCGCGAAGCTCGCGCTCTCCCTCGGAGGGGTGGAGACCCTCGTGACGCACCCCGCCTCCACCTCCCACCGGGAGCTGGACGAGGCGGCGCTGGAGGCCGCCGGGATAGGCGCCGGCCTGGTGCGGATGTCCGTCGGGATCGAGGACGCCGAGGACCTCTGGTCCGACCTCCAACAGGCCCTCGCCTGA
- a CDS encoding MFS transporter yields MSTVNPRRWWALVVLAAAQFMVIMDTSIIGVALPEMQKDLGFTQGELQWVFNAYVIVFGGLLLLGGRLSDLIGARKIFVTGWAIMIVGSILAAAAQTAWVEIAGRAVQGVGGALIAPAAMTLLMMLFMHDPKELGKAMALYGAAAPAGGTAGVFLGGVFTEWAAWQWVFIIYIPIGLATLAATKLLPDVASRRGSVDVLGAVAVTAGLALAVFALVRAPEVGWGATATIVQLAGAAVLLVLFLVIQKSVREPLMPLSVWRVPRLGSANLAMTLLGAAWIPMWYFLNLYLQQVLGYGAFASGAALLPMTVLLMIFMTAITARLMMKVGAKPLIGIGLLVLAAGLVWLAAVPPTGTFLVDVLPASLVAALGMSLAYIPAMIAAMSGAPQEQAGLASGIVNTTYNVGSALGLAALTAVAMSQGADRLGDLPALTDGFSSAFIGAAIIAAVGGVITLLVMKSDKAVAAEAAAPAPEGEKVSA; encoded by the coding sequence ATGTCAACCGTCAATCCCCGGCGCTGGTGGGCACTTGTCGTGCTCGCCGCCGCCCAGTTCATGGTCATCATGGACACCTCGATCATCGGGGTCGCACTCCCCGAGATGCAGAAGGACCTGGGCTTCACGCAGGGCGAGCTCCAGTGGGTCTTCAACGCCTACGTCATCGTCTTCGGCGGCCTGCTGCTCCTCGGCGGACGCCTCTCCGACCTCATCGGGGCCCGGAAGATCTTCGTCACCGGCTGGGCGATCATGATCGTCGGATCGATCCTCGCCGCCGCCGCGCAGACCGCCTGGGTCGAGATCGCCGGCCGTGCCGTCCAGGGCGTCGGCGGTGCGCTCATCGCGCCCGCCGCGATGACCCTGCTGATGATGCTCTTCATGCACGACCCGAAGGAGCTCGGCAAGGCCATGGCGCTCTACGGCGCCGCGGCTCCCGCCGGCGGCACCGCGGGCGTCTTCCTCGGCGGTGTCTTCACCGAGTGGGCCGCCTGGCAGTGGGTCTTCATCATCTACATCCCGATCGGCCTCGCGACCCTCGCCGCGACCAAGCTCCTCCCGGACGTCGCGTCCCGCCGCGGCTCCGTCGACGTCCTCGGCGCCGTCGCCGTCACCGCCGGTCTCGCGCTCGCCGTCTTCGCGCTCGTCCGCGCCCCCGAGGTCGGCTGGGGCGCCACCGCCACGATCGTCCAGCTGGCCGGCGCCGCCGTCCTGCTCGTCCTCTTCCTCGTGATCCAGAAGAGCGTCCGCGAGCCGCTCATGCCGCTCAGCGTCTGGCGGGTCCCGCGCCTCGGCTCGGCCAACCTCGCGATGACGCTGCTCGGCGCCGCCTGGATCCCGATGTGGTACTTCCTCAACCTCTACCTCCAGCAGGTCCTGGGTTACGGCGCCTTCGCCTCCGGCGCCGCGCTCCTCCCGATGACCGTGCTCCTCATGATCTTCATGACGGCCATCACCGCCCGGCTCATGATGAAGGTCGGGGCCAAGCCGCTCATCGGCATCGGCCTCCTCGTCCTCGCGGCCGGCCTGGTCTGGCTCGCGGCCGTCCCGCCGACCGGCACCTTCCTCGTCGACGTCCTGCCGGCCTCGCTCGTCGCCGCGCTCGGCATGTCCCTCGCCTACATCCCGGCGATGATCGCCGCGATGTCCGGCGCCCCGCAGGAGCAGGCCGGTCTCGCCTCCGGCATCGTCAACACCACCTACAACGTGGGCTCCGCGCTCGGTCTCGCCGCGCTGACCGCCGTCGCCATGTCCCAGGGCGCCGACCGGCTGGGCGACCTGCCCGCCCTCACCGACGGGTTCTCGTCCGCCTTCATCGGCGCCGCGATCATCGCCGCCGTCGGCGGTGTGATCACGCTCCTCGTCATGAAGAGCGACAAGGCCGTCGCCGCCGAGGCCGCCGCTCCCGCCCCCGAGGGCGAGAAGGTCTCGGCCTGA
- a CDS encoding Cmx/CmrA family chloramphenicol efflux MFS transporter, which produces MPLAVYVLGLSVFALGTSEFMLTGLLEAIAEDMHVSIPRAGLLISAFAIGMVVGAPLLAVATLRLPRKTTLIALITVFGLGQIAGALAPTYEVLFASRIISALACAGFWAVGAAVAIAMVPVNSRARAMAVMIGGLSIANVLGVPAGAFLGEHLGWRSAFWAVAAASAIALVGVVTRIPRIPLPETKPRLKRELAIYRDPQVLLQVAIVALAAGGVFCAFSYLAPLLTNVAGLADGWVSGVLALFGIGALIGTAIGGRVADAHLFGVLLTGIAASTVFLVALTFLASSPVAAIALSFLLGVSAFYTAPALNARMFNVAGAAPTLAGATTTAAFNLGNTGGPWLGGTVINAGLGFASPAWAGATMTATALAATALALKVTKRTSRDRVVARGSATGSSGHAQDEAAGSMIH; this is translated from the coding sequence ATGCCCCTGGCCGTCTACGTCCTCGGCCTCTCCGTCTTCGCGCTCGGCACGAGCGAGTTCATGCTCACGGGACTGCTCGAGGCCATCGCGGAGGACATGCACGTCTCCATCCCCCGCGCCGGGCTCCTCATCTCCGCCTTCGCGATCGGCATGGTCGTCGGCGCCCCCCTGCTCGCCGTCGCCACCCTCCGGCTCCCCCGCAAGACGACCCTGATCGCCCTCATCACCGTCTTCGGCCTCGGCCAGATAGCCGGCGCGCTCGCCCCCACCTACGAGGTCCTCTTCGCCTCGCGGATCATCAGTGCCCTCGCCTGCGCCGGATTCTGGGCGGTCGGCGCGGCCGTCGCCATCGCGATGGTCCCGGTGAACTCGCGCGCCCGCGCCATGGCGGTCATGATCGGCGGCCTGTCCATCGCCAACGTCCTCGGCGTCCCCGCCGGCGCCTTCCTCGGCGAACACCTCGGCTGGCGCTCCGCCTTCTGGGCGGTCGCCGCCGCCTCCGCCATCGCCCTCGTCGGCGTGGTGACCCGCATCCCCCGCATCCCCCTCCCCGAGACGAAGCCGCGCCTCAAGCGGGAGCTGGCCATCTACCGCGACCCGCAGGTCCTCCTCCAGGTCGCGATCGTCGCGCTCGCGGCCGGCGGCGTCTTCTGCGCCTTCTCCTACCTGGCCCCGCTCCTCACGAACGTCGCCGGCCTCGCCGACGGCTGGGTCTCGGGCGTCCTCGCCCTCTTCGGCATCGGCGCCCTGATCGGCACGGCGATCGGCGGCCGCGTCGCCGACGCCCACCTCTTCGGCGTCCTGCTCACCGGCATCGCCGCCTCCACCGTCTTCCTGGTCGCCCTGACCTTCCTCGCGTCCAGCCCGGTCGCCGCGATCGCCCTCTCCTTCCTCCTCGGCGTCTCCGCCTTCTACACGGCCCCCGCCCTCAACGCCCGCATGTTCAACGTCGCCGGCGCCGCCCCCACCCTCGCGGGAGCCACCACCACCGCGGCCTTCAACCTCGGCAACACGGGCGGCCCCTGGCTCGGCGGCACGGTCATCAACGCCGGCCTCGGCTTCGCCTCCCCGGCCTGGGCGGGCGCGACGATGACGGCAACGGCCCTCGCCGCGACGGCCCTGGCACTGAAGGTCACGAAGCGCACGTCCCGCGACCGCGTCGTAGCCAGGGGATCGGCGACGGGTTCCAGCGGGCACGCGCAGGACGAAGCAGCGGGCAGCATGATCCACTGA